The DNA region TCCGGTGAAGCCGCCGGTCTCCGAGAACGGCTCTCCACCGCGCCGCCGCCGACGACGCGTGGTCAGGATCAGCAGCACGGTGGAGACCACTGCCACCGCCTGCGCGACGACGGCGACCGTCTTCTCGGAGTACCACTGAGGCTCGTACATATCGGGGAACGGGCCCAGTTCGCCGACGTCGACGTACAGATAGACCAGCAGCAGTGCCAGCCCGCCCGCCGCTACGACGAAGGCGAAGAGATCCGCGGGCACCCGCCGCCATACGAGGACGAGCAGCGCGGCAAGCGCCCCGAGCGCCGCCTCCAGCCGGAACAGATCGCCCTGGCTGACGGAGGCGGCGACCTGGTCGTAGCCGGAAGCCAGATCGGCGTGCACGTACGCGTTGACGGCGAGACCGGCCGCGGCCAGCACCCGGGCGATGGCCCGCATCAGCCGGTGCGAGGCACGTGCCGGGCGCCGGTGGTCAGTAACCGCCGCCACCGCCGCCGTCCTTCGCCTTCTTCTTCACGGCCTTGCCGTCGGGGGCCAGCGCGTACCACTTCGCTCCGAACTGATCGAGTCCCTGGCCGTTGGTCTGCGAGGACTTCTGGTCGCCCTGGAAGTAGTAGAGGGGGCGTCCCTTGTAGGTGACCTGGGTCTTGCCGTCGTCGCGCCGGGACGTGCCGAGCAGACCCTTCTTCACGCCGCCGCTCCCCGCGACGGGCTTGCCCTTCACGATCATCGGCGGCCACGCCTGCGCACAGCCGCCCGCGCACGTCGACTTGGGGCCCTTGTCCTTCTCGAAGAGATAGAGGGTCTTCTCCTGACCGCCCGCGAGCACCTTCCCCAGGTCCGTCGAACGCGCGGTCACCGTCTTGGCCTTCGTGGAGCTCTCCCCGTGCTCGCTCGGTGTCGAGCCTCCCGAGCCGCCGCCGTCGCCGTCGCCTCCGCATGCGCCGAGTACGAGCAGGGCCGCGGCGACCGCGACGACGGACCGCCAGCGGAAGCCCAGGCCCGTGCTCCTCACGTCGGTGCCCGTGCTCGTGACGTCCGTCCGGCTGCTGTCACTCATCGGACCTCGGGCCTCCTCGCTCCGGCTCAGCTCGCTCCGGCTCTGCTCCTCAACGCCCACTAGAGCCCAGCCGCCGCCGACCGGCCACATCTCAAGGGCCGTTCCGCCTACCGGACCCGCCCGCAGGAGTGCGCGGCGCCTCGTGCTACCTTCCCGAGTTAGGTAAGCCTTGCTTAAATGACCAGCGCCATGTATCACTCGCCCAGTACTTCGAAGCACCGCACTCGAAGCACCGCACTCGAAGTACCTCGAAGCACGTGAAATCGCCGTCAGTCACCGGGAGATCAGCATGTCCGCCTCCGTTCGAAGCCGAACTCTCATAGCCGGCGCGGCAGTTCCTCTGCTGGCCGCCGCCGCTCTGACCGGCTGCGCCGAGAAGCAGAAGCCCGGCGGCGACGGCGGCGTACAGGTCGCGGCGGGCGACTCGTCCTGCAAGGTCTCGGACACCGAGTTCCCCGCGGGCCACGTACGCCTGCACGTCGAGAACAAGGGCACCAAGGTCACCGAGGTCTACGTATACGCGCCCGGCGACCGCATCGTCACCGAACGGGAGAACATCGGCCCCGGCACGAAGGCCGAGATCACCACCGAGGTCGAGGCCGGAAAGTACGAGATCGCCTGCAAGCCCGGCATGAAGGGCGACGGCATCCGCCAGAAGGTGACCGCCACCGGCAAGGGCGCCGCCGAGAAGCGCGACCCGAAACTGGACGCCGCCGTCGCCGAGTACCGCACCTATGTGCAGAAGCAGGCCGACGAAACGGTGCCCGCGGCGCAGAAGTTCGCGGACGCCGTCGAGGACGGCGACGTCGAGAAGGCCAAGAAGGAGTACGCCGTCTCCCGC from Streptomyces marispadix includes:
- a CDS encoding COG4315 family predicted lipoprotein, which produces MSDSSRTDVTSTGTDVRSTGLGFRWRSVVAVAAALLVLGACGGDGDGGGSGGSTPSEHGESSTKAKTVTARSTDLGKVLAGGQEKTLYLFEKDKGPKSTCAGGCAQAWPPMIVKGKPVAGSGGVKKGLLGTSRRDDGKTQVTYKGRPLYYFQGDQKSSQTNGQGLDQFGAKWYALAPDGKAVKKKAKDGGGGGGY